A stretch of the Cytobacillus sp. IB215665 genome encodes the following:
- a CDS encoding MATE family efflux transporter: MNKKEFTKIYKEYSHRVITTKLVMALASSADHIIAATFISSAVLASITLINPMLFFIFAFAFMFTSGLGSYIGLLIGKQEIHKANQTASFIIIIFSVLAALLSIFTSTNASKVASLLGASGDYHLIATQYLKYLSIAFFPQMVSLVLDSLVMNDGSPKFNFKVNIVTLVMNVVLNIIFVVVFNQGVIGLAIATLISHSYHLIADIFYLLFKSKTINISFPKMNFKALKRVLYNGSSDFFSVFIESIMIFIINISILKFLPNEYLEAYAASSIFTLFITKIYLGSQTGLQPITSRLMGEKKYIDLKRLFVFSLKRSTIYAFVFYIALIPIVWFGLPFLLNDVQLNKVAFTLYLGVGFAAVLSNVGIQSSIYFTSINRPLESLAVAVLRTLILIPLLSYTMICIFKVAGITLGLLIPEILLTIGFIYYFKKLDLSQLKV, from the coding sequence ATGAATAAAAAAGAATTCACAAAAATTTACAAGGAATATTCACATAGGGTTATAACGACAAAATTGGTTATGGCTCTTGCATCAAGCGCTGACCACATTATAGCAGCAACTTTTATCAGTTCAGCGGTTCTCGCTTCGATAACATTAATAAACCCAATGTTATTTTTCATATTTGCCTTTGCATTTATGTTTACATCTGGATTAGGTTCCTACATTGGATTACTCATAGGAAAGCAAGAGATTCATAAAGCTAACCAAACCGCAAGCTTTATAATCATCATTTTCTCTGTCTTAGCAGCATTATTATCCATTTTCACATCTACTAATGCCAGTAAGGTTGCAAGTTTATTGGGGGCATCAGGCGATTATCACCTAATCGCTACACAATATTTGAAATATTTATCTATTGCCTTTTTTCCACAAATGGTGTCATTAGTTTTAGACAGTCTGGTAATGAATGATGGAAGTCCTAAGTTTAATTTTAAAGTAAATATTGTAACATTAGTCATGAATGTTGTTTTAAATATTATCTTTGTAGTAGTTTTCAATCAAGGTGTAATTGGACTAGCTATAGCTACACTTATTAGTCACAGTTACCATTTAATTGCAGATATATTTTATCTCTTATTTAAATCAAAAACAATAAATATTAGTTTTCCTAAGATGAACTTCAAAGCACTTAAGAGAGTGTTATACAACGGAAGTAGTGACTTTTTCAGTGTCTTTATCGAATCAATCATGATTTTTATTATAAATATTTCGATCTTAAAATTCCTTCCTAACGAATATCTTGAGGCATATGCAGCGTCATCAATATTTACACTATTTATAACAAAGATATATTTAGGCTCACAAACTGGATTACAGCCTATAACCTCAAGGTTGATGGGAGAAAAAAAATACATTGATTTAAAAAGACTTTTTGTTTTCTCTTTGAAAAGAAGTACAATATATGCATTTGTGTTCTATATAGCACTTATTCCTATCGTATGGTTTGGACTACCTTTTCTATTAAATGATGTTCAGTTAAATAAAGTTGCTTTCACTTTATATTTAGGAGTTGGTTTTGCAGCTGTACTATCCAATGTAGGAATACAATCGTCCATTTATTTCACATCAATAAATCGCCCTTTAGAGTCATTAGCTGTTGCTGTTTTAAGAACATTAATTTTAATTCCTCTATTGAGTTATACTATGATTTGTATATTTAAGGTGGCCGGAATTACACTTGGGTTATTAATTCCAGAAATATTGTTAACTATAGGGTTTATCTATTAC
- a CDS encoding MerR family transcriptional regulator — translation MGQISKYVGISKDTIRHWQKKGILDINKDDNNYNVFTDEDFFKTFKINLYRELGMSISNIKELLNKEDIDEKKDIISHYIKEIDNEIEKLINQRNVLKRAKDLPTTRNDHFEVINKTFKLKKVHTNTPANFSDGDFLKDKQIFITDFGTKSLENHDIYIEVPNNADVVYVDSTFIHFYYPREKLEESSKFTERIKMFALKNKLQLMGKIIEVHDLKQLLISDDDYIEFYVEVKG, via the coding sequence ATGGGTCAAATAAGTAAATACGTAGGCATTAGTAAAGATACTATAAGACATTGGCAGAAAAAAGGGATTCTTGATATTAACAAGGATGACAATAATTACAATGTATTTACAGATGAGGACTTTTTCAAAACCTTTAAAATTAATTTATATCGAGAATTAGGTATGAGTATTTCAAATATTAAAGAACTATTGAATAAAGAAGATATTGATGAAAAAAAAGACATCATTAGTCATTATATTAAAGAAATAGATAATGAAATAGAAAAATTGATTAATCAAAGAAATGTGTTAAAGAGGGCAAAAGACTTGCCAACTACTAGAAATGATCACTTTGAAGTTATTAATAAGACATTTAAATTGAAGAAGGTTCATACAAATACTCCCGCAAATTTCTCTGATGGAGATTTTTTGAAGGATAAGCAAATCTTCATAACCGATTTTGGCACAAAGTCTTTAGAGAATCATGATATTTATATTGAAGTTCCTAACAATGCAGATGTTGTTTATGTTGATTCTACTTTTATCCATTTTTACTATCCTAGAGAAAAGCTTGAGGAGAGTAGCAAATTTACGGAGCGTATTAAGATGTTTGCGCTGAAAAACAAGCTTCAATTAATGGGAAAAATTATTGAGGTACACGACCTAAAACAGCTTCTAATTAGTGATGATGATTATATAGAATTTTATGTTGAAGTAAAAGGTTAA
- a CDS encoding S-layer homology domain-containing protein: MNKSVLMAFFFMLISTLIWNDSVHAQSNNRVENAEDITLNSEIETIHELDGSVYYYSFSIERHGKFILELLTETEIIDTYTILDKNKEEILSNPASSTWILGLPKGSYYLAVSTKQDPAVNAESFTLQINFEIDKYFKNSLGTNEIASATPIALNTTYQGFHYANENDYFTFQLTQKKRVGIKGTYANATLYDSLTFKLLDEEINVINYTLATPEGGFFEAELSEGTYVIDVWGSSPEGYYDLEVTTSDFKDVALNHWAVKEVQFLSDFDIIKGYQNGNFGPDDEVRRGQASLMFVRALNLDLDNRPNPGFEDITTDHIYYKEIAAVVDEGIFPKGETFNAFDPLKRSDMAFALVNAYHLQGTYNGDIVDVDKEEPNYPYINTLAANQVTNLYSDGTFKPESVVNRAQFSVFFARILDERFK; encoded by the coding sequence ATGAACAAATCGGTACTAATGGCTTTCTTTTTCATGTTGATTTCAACTTTGATTTGGAACGATAGTGTTCATGCTCAAAGTAATAATAGAGTTGAAAATGCAGAAGACATTACTTTAAATAGTGAAATTGAAACTATTCATGAATTAGATGGTTCAGTATACTATTATTCATTTTCAATTGAACGACATGGAAAATTCATACTGGAGCTACTAACTGAGACAGAAATAATAGATACATATACCATCCTAGATAAAAATAAAGAAGAAATACTATCAAACCCTGCATCCTCAACGTGGATTTTAGGATTACCAAAGGGATCATATTATTTAGCAGTTTCTACAAAACAAGATCCAGCTGTAAATGCCGAATCATTTACTTTACAAATTAATTTCGAGATAGACAAATATTTCAAAAACTCTTTAGGGACAAACGAAATAGCAAGTGCAACACCTATTGCATTAAATACAACCTATCAAGGTTTTCATTATGCAAATGAGAATGACTACTTCACATTTCAACTCACTCAAAAGAAACGAGTTGGTATAAAAGGAACTTACGCTAATGCAACCTTGTATGATTCTTTAACGTTTAAGTTACTAGATGAAGAAATTAATGTTATCAATTATACTCTAGCTACACCTGAAGGAGGCTTTTTTGAAGCTGAATTAAGTGAAGGAACATATGTTATTGATGTGTGGGGTTCTTCTCCAGAAGGATATTATGACCTTGAGGTAACAACTAGTGATTTTAAAGATGTAGCTTTAAATCATTGGGCAGTAAAGGAAGTTCAATTTTTATCAGATTTTGATATTATTAAAGGTTATCAAAATGGTAACTTTGGTCCTGATGATGAGGTTAGACGTGGACAGGCTTCACTTATGTTCGTAAGAGCTCTGAATCTTGACCTGGATAACAGGCCTAATCCAGGATTTGAAGATATAACAACTGATCATATTTATTATAAAGAAATCGCAGCAGTAGTTGATGAAGGAATCTTCCCTAAAGGAGAAACATTCAATGCTTTCGATCCACTGAAACGTAGTGACATGGCCTTTGCTCTAGTAAATGCCTATCATTTACAAGGTACTTATAACGGGGACATTGTTGATGTTGATAAGGAAGAACCAAATTACCCCTATATCAATACATTAGCTGCTAATCAAGTTACTAACTTATATAGTGATGGCACATTTAAACCAGAAAGTGTAGTCAATAGAGCACAGTTTTCAGTGTTTTTCGCTAGAATTCTTGACGAAAGATTTAAGTAA
- a CDS encoding TetR/AcrR family transcriptional regulator — translation MKRGSKDVTPEKIIDVAKELFFRNGYKTTSLKEVADALNVTRPAIYHYFKSKDEIIFSIIDKVTWKITDFAKITLAREDIKDHEKFHLLVKQHILLILENKMDIGLFFDEKKNLSNDLINNSLQHIRLYYKHATELYKKAVASGDFVDIPPSIAVQTIFGSCNWAYQWYDANGHLSKEEIAEMMSSLLLNGYRSK, via the coding sequence TTGAAAAGAGGATCAAAAGACGTAACTCCTGAAAAAATTATAGATGTAGCAAAAGAATTATTCTTTAGAAATGGATATAAAACAACTAGTTTAAAAGAAGTAGCTGATGCTCTCAATGTGACTCGACCAGCAATTTATCATTATTTTAAAAGTAAAGATGAAATTATTTTTTCAATTATTGATAAAGTTACTTGGAAAATTACTGATTTTGCAAAAATCACTTTAGCAAGAGAAGATATCAAGGATCATGAAAAATTTCATTTGCTCGTGAAACAGCATATTTTATTAATCTTGGAAAACAAAATGGACATTGGCTTGTTTTTTGATGAAAAAAAGAATTTATCAAATGATTTAATTAATAACTCATTACAGCATATCCGTTTGTATTATAAACATGCTACTGAACTATATAAAAAGGCTGTAGCATCAGGTGATTTCGTAGATATTCCACCGTCTATCGCAGTGCAAACGATTTTCGGATCATGTAATTGGGCTTATCAATGGTACGATGCTAACGGTCACCTTTCAAAAGAAGAAATTGCAGAAATGATGTCTTCATTGCTATTAAACGGTTATAGAAGTAAATAA
- a CDS encoding nitronate monooxygenase: protein MKLPNEISSQLTLPVIGAPMFLVSGPELVLAQCKAGIIGSFPAPNARTIDILEKWMATITKELSDYKTANPNKKVAPWAANLVVHSTYERLHQELQLIKTYKPQIVITALGNPAAVIEVVHSYGGKVFADVNSIKHAKKAASLNVDGLVLVSSGAGGHTGAISGFAFVQAVREFFDGILVLAGSISNGRAILASQALGADLAYMGTRFISASESMATEDYKDMLVSSSCEDIICTDAFTGIPANMLTPSIKLAGLDPEKLTAKASVDFNNPQSDKKAWKDIWSSGHGVGSIKAVESVDTIVNNMYKEYVDAQNTISELSKR, encoded by the coding sequence ATGAAATTACCTAACGAAATTAGCTCACAACTAACACTACCTGTAATTGGTGCACCAATGTTTTTAGTTTCTGGACCTGAGCTAGTTTTAGCACAGTGTAAAGCAGGAATAATTGGATCATTTCCAGCACCTAATGCTCGTACAATTGACATATTAGAGAAATGGATGGCTACCATTACAAAAGAGTTAAGTGACTATAAGACTGCAAATCCTAATAAAAAAGTTGCGCCTTGGGCAGCGAATTTAGTTGTCCATTCGACATACGAACGGTTGCATCAAGAATTACAATTAATTAAAACATATAAACCACAAATAGTTATTACGGCGCTTGGTAATCCAGCTGCAGTAATTGAAGTTGTACATTCATATGGAGGTAAAGTTTTTGCGGATGTTAATTCTATAAAACATGCTAAGAAAGCAGCTTCTCTTAATGTAGATGGACTTGTACTTGTAAGCTCTGGTGCTGGAGGACATACTGGGGCAATTTCTGGATTCGCTTTTGTTCAAGCGGTTCGTGAATTTTTTGATGGTATTTTAGTACTAGCAGGATCAATCTCAAATGGACGGGCAATTTTAGCATCACAGGCTCTTGGGGCTGACCTCGCTTATATGGGGACAAGGTTTATTTCTGCTAGCGAAAGCATGGCGACAGAAGATTATAAGGACATGTTAGTCTCCTCTTCGTGTGAGGATATAATTTGTACTGATGCTTTTACAGGTATCCCTGCAAATATGCTTACACCTAGCATTAAATTAGCAGGTCTCGATCCGGAAAAACTAACAGCAAAAGCAAGTGTTGACTTTAATAACCCACAATCTGATAAAAAAGCATGGAAGGATATTTGGTCGTCAGGTCATGGTGTAGGGTCAATTAAAGCTGTTGAATCAGTAGATACAATTGTAAACAATATGTACAAAGAATATGTCGATGCCCAAAACACCATTTCTGAATTAAGTAAAAGATAG
- a CDS encoding thiol-disulfide oxidoreductase DCC family protein: protein MMNKDNTTPIIVFDGVCNLCNGAVQFLLKRDKRDALRFTAMQSEAAKELLVTYQIPTNVDSFVFIDGNKYYIKSTAALQVSKYLSGLWKVFYLCMIIPVPIRDYIYDWVAKNRFKWFGRRTECMLPTPEIKKKFLN from the coding sequence ATGATGAATAAAGACAACACCACTCCGATTATTGTTTTTGATGGGGTTTGCAATTTATGTAACGGAGCTGTCCAGTTTTTATTAAAGAGAGATAAGAGAGATGCATTGCGTTTTACAGCTATGCAGTCAGAAGCTGCAAAGGAATTGTTAGTCACATATCAAATTCCAACGAATGTTGATAGCTTCGTTTTTATAGATGGGAATAAATATTATATAAAGTCAACCGCAGCACTTCAAGTGTCTAAATATTTGTCAGGTTTATGGAAGGTGTTCTATCTGTGTATGATCATACCTGTCCCAATTCGTGATTATATATACGATTGGGTAGCAAAAAACCGCTTTAAATGGTTTGGGCGTAGAACAGAATGTATGTTACCTACGCCAGAAATCAAAAAGAAATTCCTAAATTAA
- the bioA gene encoding adenosylmethionine--8-amino-7-oxononanoate transaminase, which produces MNDHEQLIEKSKKHLWLPFTQMKDYERDPLIIESGEGVTLKDTEGKVYYDGFSSVWLNVHGHRKKELDDAVRSQLDKIAHSTLLGMTNVPATELAEQLVNLTPTGLDRVFYSDSGATSVEIALKMAFQYWRNIGKTSKQKFITMNNGYHGDTVGAVSVGDIDIFHKVYKPLMFDSYKTPYPYIYRHPSGNADVCRDECLNKLQLLLEERHNEIAALILEPMMQGAGGMINMPKGFLSGVERLCKSYDVLLITDEVATGFGRTGEMFACNHEGVVPDIMTAGKGLTGGYLPIAITMTSEKIYEAFYDDYTKMKAFFHGHSYTGNQLGCAVALANLKLFEHENIVGNVKKKSADVHQIFEEFHELKHVGDIRQVGLMTGIELVKDKQTKEPFQWEKRIGYNVTLKMRELGMLTRPLGDVIVFMPPLASTNDDLQAMMSIMKEAIYTITEGS; this is translated from the coding sequence ATGAATGATCATGAGCAATTAATTGAAAAAAGTAAAAAGCATTTGTGGCTACCTTTTACACAAATGAAAGACTATGAAAGGGATCCTCTCATTATTGAAAGTGGAGAGGGGGTTACATTAAAAGATACTGAAGGAAAGGTCTATTATGATGGCTTTTCTTCTGTATGGTTAAACGTTCATGGACATAGAAAAAAAGAGCTAGATGATGCGGTTCGTTCGCAGCTTGACAAAATAGCACATTCAACCTTACTAGGAATGACAAATGTACCAGCAACGGAGCTTGCTGAACAGCTCGTTAACCTAACACCTACTGGACTTGATAGAGTATTTTATTCAGATAGTGGTGCAACATCAGTTGAAATTGCGCTAAAAATGGCTTTCCAATATTGGAGAAACATTGGTAAAACATCAAAGCAAAAGTTTATTACAATGAACAACGGATATCATGGTGATACTGTTGGTGCTGTAAGTGTTGGCGACATAGATATATTTCATAAAGTGTATAAACCATTAATGTTTGACAGCTATAAAACACCGTATCCATACATATATCGACACCCATCTGGTAATGCTGATGTTTGTCGTGACGAATGCTTAAACAAATTGCAATTACTACTTGAAGAGCGTCATAACGAGATTGCTGCCTTAATATTAGAACCAATGATGCAAGGTGCCGGAGGCATGATTAACATGCCAAAGGGTTTCTTATCAGGAGTCGAAAGGCTTTGTAAATCATATGATGTACTCCTCATTACTGATGAAGTTGCCACTGGCTTCGGTAGAACTGGGGAGATGTTTGCTTGTAATCATGAAGGGGTCGTACCAGATATTATGACAGCTGGTAAAGGGCTGACAGGGGGATATCTTCCAATTGCAATTACGATGACGAGCGAGAAAATTTATGAGGCTTTCTATGATGATTATACGAAAATGAAAGCATTCTTTCATGGTCATTCTTATACAGGAAATCAATTAGGATGTGCTGTAGCTTTAGCTAACCTTAAGTTATTTGAGCATGAAAATATAGTTGGCAATGTTAAAAAGAAGTCAGCAGATGTCCATCAAATATTTGAAGAATTTCATGAGTTAAAACATGTTGGAGATATTAGGCAAGTGGGCTTGATGACAGGAATAGAACTTGTAAAAGACAAACAAACAAAAGAGCCGTTTCAGTGGGAAAAGCGTATTGGCTACAACGTAACATTGAAAATGAGGGAACTAGGAATGCTTACGAGACCACTAGGAGATGTTATCGTGTTTATGCCACCATTGGCGAGTACTAATGACGATCTTCAAGCGATGATGTCAATTATGAAAGAAGCAATTTATACAATAACTGAGGGGTCTTAA
- the bioD gene encoding dethiobiotin synthase, with product MSSGIFVTGTDTEIGKTFVTGALAAVLKDRGHDVGVFKPMLSGMSREDPQSDAACLKQMSLDGNSLEDINPYQFEEPLAPYVAARREGRHVSLDDVIASWHRVKKTHSTFLIEGAGGLAVPLGKNYLVSDVAKEIGLPLLIVARPNLGTVNHTLLTIEFAKRSGLHVLGVIINGLKEDEYGLAEETNPALIEEFTDVPVLGVMPWMERATREQVVDMVNEKIKITSLLKAINS from the coding sequence ATGAGTAGCGGTATTTTTGTAACGGGAACAGATACAGAAATAGGAAAAACTTTCGTTACGGGGGCTTTAGCAGCTGTATTAAAAGATAGAGGTCATGACGTCGGTGTGTTTAAACCAATGCTTAGTGGAATGAGTCGTGAAGATCCACAAAGTGACGCAGCATGTTTAAAGCAGATGTCACTTGATGGCAATTCATTAGAAGATATTAATCCATATCAATTCGAAGAACCACTTGCACCATATGTTGCTGCAAGGAGAGAAGGAAGACATGTATCGCTAGATGATGTAATTGCATCATGGCATCGCGTAAAAAAAACACATAGTACTTTTTTAATAGAAGGTGCTGGTGGTTTGGCAGTTCCTCTTGGCAAAAACTATCTAGTGTCTGATGTTGCAAAAGAGATTGGTCTGCCATTATTAATCGTCGCACGACCAAACCTAGGTACTGTTAACCATACGTTACTAACAATTGAATTTGCCAAAAGATCTGGGCTTCATGTTTTAGGTGTAATTATAAATGGTTTGAAAGAAGACGAATACGGGCTTGCTGAAGAAACGAACCCAGCTTTAATTGAAGAGTTTACTGATGTTCCTGTACTAGGAGTTATGCCTTGGATGGAGAGGGCCACTCGAGAACAAGTCGTGGACATGGTAAATGAAAAAATAAAGATTACTAGTTTATTAAAGGCAATAAATTCGTAA
- the bioB gene encoding biotin synthase BioB: MENLIHVSQWDKLAEKSLAGELITRDEALSVLSAPDEELLPILQSAYKVRKHFYGNKVKLNMIINAKSGLCPEDCGYCSQSIVSNAPVEKYTLLDKDTLLSGAREAMARKAGTYCIVASGRGATDKEVEQVVAAVKEIKEDMPLKICACLGIVSNDKVDQLKEAGVDRYNHNLNTSAGHHEKITTTHSYDDRVETVENVKRAGISPCSGCIIGMGESHDDLYDIAVELRNIDADSIPVNFLNAIEGTPLEKMDELNPRFCLKVLALFRLINPSKEIRMSGGREINLRSLQVMGLYAANSIFVGDYLTTEGQSATIDHQMIEDLGFEIEEGSL; the protein is encoded by the coding sequence ATGGAAAATCTAATTCATGTTTCACAGTGGGATAAGTTAGCAGAAAAATCGTTAGCAGGGGAGTTAATTACAAGAGATGAGGCACTAAGTGTACTGTCAGCTCCAGATGAAGAACTATTACCTATTTTACAGTCAGCATACAAAGTTAGAAAGCACTTTTACGGTAATAAAGTGAAGTTAAATATGATTATTAATGCTAAAAGTGGGTTATGCCCAGAAGATTGTGGTTATTGCTCTCAATCTATTGTTTCTAATGCACCAGTCGAAAAATATACACTTCTTGATAAGGATACGCTTTTAAGTGGAGCTCGTGAAGCTATGGCAAGGAAAGCAGGAACATATTGTATCGTCGCAAGCGGACGTGGTGCAACAGATAAAGAAGTAGAACAAGTAGTTGCTGCGGTAAAGGAAATTAAGGAAGATATGCCATTAAAGATATGTGCCTGCTTAGGTATTGTTTCTAATGATAAAGTGGACCAATTAAAGGAAGCAGGAGTAGATCGATACAACCATAATTTGAATACTAGTGCTGGACATCATGAAAAAATAACAACGACTCATTCATATGATGATCGAGTTGAGACCGTGGAAAATGTCAAAAGAGCCGGCATTTCGCCATGTTCTGGTTGTATTATTGGTATGGGAGAATCACATGATGATTTATATGACATAGCTGTTGAGCTTCGTAATATTGATGCTGATTCAATACCAGTAAATTTCTTAAATGCTATTGAAGGAACGCCGCTAGAAAAAATGGATGAACTAAATCCACGCTTTTGCTTAAAAGTTCTTGCCTTGTTCCGTTTGATAAATCCGTCAAAAGAAATAAGAATGTCAGGTGGAAGAGAAATTAATTTACGTTCTCTTCAAGTAATGGGATTGTATGCAGCGAATTCAATCTTTGTAGGTGATTATCTAACGACAGAAGGGCAGTCAGCAACAATTGATCATCAAATGATCGAAGACCTAGGCTTTGAAATTGAGGAAGGTTCCCTTTAG
- the bioF gene encoding 8-amino-7-oxononanoate synthase, whose amino-acid sequence MEHVSRWEKDITDELLALENQSARRSLVLTENADQTWLTIEGQRMLNLASNNYLGLAGDERLKHAMIEAIQHYGVGSTSSRLIVGSHPLYDKAEKELIKWKHAEAGIIVNSGYVANVGVISALTGRDDVVFSDKLNHASIVDGIVLSRAKHRRYRHKNLNHLEALLQREPIEKRKLIVTDTVFSMDGDIADLKGLVELKERYNALLMVDEAHATGVYGENGTGYAEMEHLQSKVDIQMGTFSKALGSYGAYVVGEKWLIDYLINRMRSLIYTTALPPAVLGSIIKSIEIVQQAGKERQSLHDLTYYFRSELLRNGFNICSSETQIVPILVGENDRSIQFAKLLQQEGIAAIPVRPPTVPEKESRVRFTITSAQAREDINWALDRIIYVGKSLGVI is encoded by the coding sequence ATCGAACACGTAAGTAGATGGGAAAAAGACATTACAGATGAATTATTAGCATTAGAAAACCAATCCGCGAGAAGGTCTCTCGTATTGACAGAAAATGCTGATCAAACATGGTTAACGATAGAAGGGCAAAGAATGTTAAACCTTGCCTCAAATAACTATCTAGGGTTGGCAGGAGACGAACGTTTAAAACATGCTATGATTGAAGCTATTCAACACTATGGTGTAGGATCTACATCGTCACGATTAATTGTTGGAAGTCACCCCCTTTACGATAAGGCCGAAAAAGAACTCATAAAATGGAAACACGCAGAAGCGGGAATAATTGTTAATAGTGGATATGTAGCAAATGTCGGGGTTATTTCAGCCTTAACCGGTCGAGATGATGTAGTGTTTAGTGATAAATTAAACCATGCCAGTATAGTCGATGGAATTGTTTTAAGTCGAGCAAAGCATAGACGTTATCGACATAAAAACTTAAATCACTTAGAAGCTTTATTACAGAGGGAACCAATAGAGAAAAGAAAATTAATAGTTACAGATACGGTGTTTAGTATGGATGGAGATATTGCAGACCTCAAAGGACTTGTCGAATTAAAAGAACGCTATAATGCATTGTTAATGGTTGATGAAGCGCATGCAACAGGTGTTTATGGGGAAAATGGCACAGGTTATGCAGAAATGGAGCACCTGCAAAGTAAGGTGGATATCCAAATGGGTACTTTTAGCAAGGCACTAGGTTCATATGGTGCATATGTTGTTGGTGAAAAGTGGTTAATTGACTATTTAATTAACCGAATGCGTAGTTTGATTTATACAACTGCATTACCACCTGCTGTCCTAGGCTCGATAATTAAGTCAATTGAAATTGTTCAACAAGCAGGTAAGGAGCGACAGTCGTTACATGACCTAACTTATTATTTTCGTAGCGAATTATTACGAAATGGATTTAATATATGTAGTAGTGAAACACAGATTGTACCGATACTTGTAGGAGAAAATGACCGGTCAATACAATTTGCTAAGTTACTTCAACAAGAAGGTATTGCTGCAATCCCGGTTCGACCCCCTACAGTTCCTGAGAAGGAGTCGAGAGTCCGTTTTACAATTACTTCAGCTCAAGCACGAGAAGATATTAATTGGGCTTTGGATAGGATAATTTATGTTGGGAAAAGTCTAGGGGTGATTTAA
- a CDS encoding alpha/beta hydrolase: MSKKHIVLLPGWGMEKEVFFSLTNHLEPLFHFNFIDWQDIISGASLEERVDSLKNDKTKEVYLLGWSMGSIAAINIATKHKNIDGLILVGGTSRFTIMDNYLLGWNPRIVERMKKQLRRDKGRTLQTFYHSMFSVHEHEMGDYDKFLRLCTAGGLDNDLNSLIKGLDYLIEQDVRGELASIDVPSLLIHGVEDNICPVEASEYIHTKLANSTLHILHHSGHMPFFTNIETCAHLIKEFIEERERR; encoded by the coding sequence ATGTCGAAAAAACATATTGTTTTGTTACCAGGTTGGGGGATGGAAAAAGAAGTATTTTTTTCGTTGACTAATCATCTAGAGCCATTGTTTCATTTCAATTTTATTGACTGGCAAGATATCATCTCTGGAGCAAGCCTGGAAGAAAGAGTGGACTCTTTAAAAAATGATAAAACTAAAGAGGTTTATCTTCTTGGATGGTCAATGGGTTCAATAGCTGCAATAAATATTGCTACTAAACATAAAAATATTGATGGTTTAATTTTAGTAGGAGGAACGAGTCGTTTTACGATTATGGACAATTATCTCTTGGGATGGAATCCACGAATTGTAGAACGTATGAAGAAGCAACTGAGAAGAGATAAAGGCAGAACATTACAGACGTTTTATCACTCAATGTTTTCTGTTCATGAGCATGAAATGGGAGATTATGATAAATTTTTACGATTGTGTACAGCGGGTGGTCTTGATAACGACTTAAATTCTCTCATAAAAGGTTTAGATTACCTCATTGAGCAAGATGTTCGGGGAGAATTAGCAAGCATTGATGTCCCGAGTTTATTAATTCATGGGGTGGAAGATAATATATGCCCAGTCGAAGCTTCCGAGTATATTCACACAAAGTTAGCAAACTCAACTCTACACATTCTTCATCATTCTGGCCATATGCCATTTTTTACCAATATAGAAACATGTGCACATTTAATTAAGGAATTTATAGAAGAAAGGGAAAGACGATGA